The following are from one region of the Novosphingobium humi genome:
- a CDS encoding multidrug effflux MFS transporter: MTSPSPGPADKKIGGLEFILLMGLVQALQALAVDSMLPALGEMARELGSRDPNERQLVVGVFLIFSGLGCLVPGALADRFGRRPVLLGCIGAYVTCSAACGLVENFQQLLVLRAMVGFACAGLAVLPAAIIRDLHEGDRMARMQSTVSMVFMIVPMIAPSVGQAILLMASWRWIFGVMALMGTVLATWIALRLPETLRREYRQPISLPNIGRSMIEVTTTRAALGYVFGMALIQSAMFGYINSCQQLVGEHFGAGTRFPLIFAGMAMVMACTNFINSRIVMRFGARRVSHTALVVYIATSALQFYMATRPDETLWQFVPMMTVNMCLLGFLGANFSSIALQPFARKAGAASSAQAFIRMVLASWLGALIGQAFDGTARPLAAALLTAGCGCLALILYSEKGELFRRRNPPGTTYPIA; the protein is encoded by the coding sequence ATGACTTCTCCTTCCCCCGGGCCTGCCGACAAGAAGATCGGCGGGCTGGAATTCATTCTCCTCATGGGTCTGGTACAGGCGCTGCAAGCGCTGGCGGTGGACTCGATGCTGCCCGCGCTTGGCGAAATGGCGCGCGAACTGGGCTCGCGCGATCCCAACGAGCGTCAGCTTGTCGTGGGCGTTTTCCTGATCTTCAGCGGTCTTGGCTGTCTGGTTCCCGGCGCGCTGGCCGACCGTTTCGGGCGGCGGCCGGTGCTGCTGGGCTGCATCGGGGCCTATGTGACCTGTTCGGCGGCCTGCGGCCTGGTGGAAAATTTCCAGCAATTGCTGGTGCTGCGCGCGATGGTGGGCTTTGCCTGCGCGGGGCTGGCGGTGCTGCCCGCCGCGATCATCCGCGACCTGCATGAAGGCGACCGGATGGCGCGGATGCAATCGACCGTCTCTATGGTCTTCATGATCGTGCCGATGATCGCGCCCAGCGTGGGTCAGGCGATCCTGCTGATGGCCAGTTGGCGCTGGATTTTCGGCGTGATGGCGCTGATGGGCACTGTGCTGGCCACATGGATTGCGCTGCGCCTGCCCGAAACGCTGCGCCGCGAATATCGCCAGCCGATCAGCCTGCCCAATATCGGCCGCTCGATGATCGAGGTGACGACCACCCGCGCGGCGCTGGGCTATGTGTTCGGCATGGCGCTGATCCAGTCGGCGATGTTCGGCTATATCAACTCGTGCCAGCAATTGGTGGGCGAGCATTTCGGAGCCGGAACGCGCTTTCCGCTGATCTTTGCAGGGATGGCGATGGTGATGGCCTGCACCAATTTCATCAATTCGCGCATCGTCATGCGGTTTGGCGCCCGCCGGGTCAGCCATACCGCGCTGGTCGTCTATATCGCCACCAGCGCGCTGCAATTCTATATGGCGACGCGCCCGGATGAGACGCTGTGGCAATTCGTGCCGATGATGACGGTCAACATGTGCCTGCTGGGCTTTCTGGGGGCCAATTTCTCCTCCATCGCGCTCCAACCCTTTGCGCGCAAGGCCGGGGCGGCTTCCTCGGCGCAGGCCTTCATCCGCATGGTGCTGGCCTCATGGCTGGGCGCGCTGATCGGGCAGGCGTTTGACGGCACGGCGCGGCCTTTGGCGGCGGCGCTGCTGACGGCAGGCTGCGGCTGCCTCGCGCTGATTCTCTACAGCGAGAAGGGCGAATTGTTCCGCCGCCGCAATCCTCCGGGCACCACCTATCCCATTGCCTGA
- a CDS encoding UrcA family protein, translating into MSIFRTAALSPAALSFATTAALGLATFTFVMPAHASAPASSAAMSVPVTFEKLEGDAPTIRVSYADLDLSTEQGRHVMRKRLAAAANMVCDEMSDLPDRLKARALYETCREEALDKATTHFAAKLKESKLAQR; encoded by the coding sequence ATGTCCATCTTCCGCACCGCCGCCCTCAGCCCCGCCGCCCTGAGCTTTGCCACCACCGCCGCGCTGGGCCTTGCCACGTTCACCTTTGTCATGCCCGCCCATGCGTCCGCGCCTGCCTCCTCCGCCGCCATGTCTGTTCCGGTGACCTTTGAAAAGCTGGAAGGCGATGCGCCGACCATCCGGGTGTCCTATGCCGACCTCGACCTTTCGACCGAGCAGGGCCGCCATGTGATGCGCAAGCGCCTGGCCGCCGCCGCCAATATGGTGTGCGATGAAATGTCGGACCTGCCCGACCGGCTCAAGGCCCGCGCCCTTTACGAAACCTGCCGCGAAGAGGCGCTGGACAAGGCCACCACTCATTTCGCGGCCAAGCTGAAGGAAAGCAAGCTGGCCCAGCGCTGA
- the dinB gene encoding DNA polymerase IV, which translates to MESAPHQDEEISAPGLRKIIHVDMDAFFASVEQRDDPSLRGLPVAVGGSRERGVVAAASYEARKFGVRSAQPSVVAARLCPALIFKPPRFEAYRKVSQQIRAIFREYTPLVEPLAMDEAYLDVTQDIKGIGSATRIAELIRARIKAETGLTASAGVSYNKFLAKIASDQNKPDGLCVIRPGEGADFVAALPVRRFHGVGPRGAEKMAALGIETGADLRAHDIAFLREHFGSLADYLYRAARAIDLRAVKPNRPRKSLGGERTFDRDISTGPGLRQVLEGIIEMVWQDIEKAKAQGRTVTLKLRLSDFSIRTHARTLDRFVEGRGEFAGIARELLDDLLPLPLAVRLMGLTLSGFEAAEAPPPVEGGGQMVLF; encoded by the coding sequence ATGGAATCGGCTCCGCATCAGGATGAGGAAATCAGCGCGCCCGGTCTGCGCAAGATCATCCATGTCGATATGGACGCCTTCTTTGCCAGCGTTGAGCAGCGCGATGATCCTTCGCTGCGCGGCCTGCCCGTGGCCGTGGGGGGCAGCCGCGAGCGCGGCGTGGTGGCCGCGGCCAGCTATGAGGCGCGCAAATTCGGCGTCCGCTCGGCCCAGCCCAGCGTGGTGGCGGCGCGGCTGTGCCCCGCGCTGATCTTCAAACCACCGCGTTTCGAGGCCTATCGCAAGGTTTCCCAGCAGATCCGCGCGATTTTCCGCGAATATACCCCGCTGGTCGAGCCATTGGCGATGGACGAGGCCTATCTGGACGTGACGCAGGATATCAAAGGCATCGGCAGCGCGACGCGTATTGCCGAATTGATCCGCGCGCGCATCAAGGCGGAAACGGGCCTGACCGCCAGCGCCGGGGTCAGCTACAACAAATTCCTCGCCAAGATCGCCAGCGACCAGAACAAGCCCGACGGATTATGCGTGATCCGGCCGGGCGAGGGGGCGGATTTTGTCGCCGCGCTGCCGGTGCGGCGGTTTCACGGCGTGGGGCCGCGCGGGGCGGAGAAGATGGCCGCGCTGGGGATCGAGACGGGGGCGGATCTGCGCGCGCATGACATTGCATTCCTGCGCGAACATTTCGGATCGCTGGCCGATTACCTCTATCGCGCGGCGCGGGCCATCGACCTACGCGCGGTCAAGCCCAACCGGCCGCGCAAATCCCTTGGCGGTGAGCGGACCTTTGACCGCGACATTTCCACCGGGCCGGGCCTGCGGCAGGTGCTGGAGGGGATCATCGAGATGGTCTGGCAAGATATTGAAAAGGCCAAGGCGCAGGGGAGGACGGTGACGCTCAAACTGCGCCTGTCCGATTTCTCGATCCGTACCCATGCGCGCACGCTGGACCGCTTTGTCGAGGGGCGCGGGGAATTTGCCGGTATCGCGCGCGAATTGCTCGATGACCTGTTGCCCTTGCCCTTGGCGGTGCGGCTGATGGGGCTGACGTTATCGGGGTTCGAGGCGGCAGAGGCGCCGCCGCCGGTTGAGGGCGGGGGGCAGATGGTGTTGTTTTAG
- a CDS encoding NUDIX domain-containing protein codes for MLGLIAEAILARLPAPLHRVALRGAHELRKTWWRVRRPRLEGCRILALDEAGRVLLVRHSYGKSNWMPPGGGLKRGEDPIPASIREFAEELGCDLMAPRVVDVALDTLHGAGNRVHVVVGLCRGTPRPDLREITHAAFFAPDALPHDLLPALQGRIEVWVSGQGPAG; via the coding sequence ATGCTCGGCCTGATCGCCGAAGCCATCCTTGCGCGCCTGCCCGCGCCGCTGCACCGCGTCGCGCTGCGCGGGGCGCATGAGCTGCGCAAGACATGGTGGCGGGTCCGGCGGCCCCGTCTCGAAGGCTGCCGCATTCTCGCGCTGGACGAGGCCGGGCGCGTGCTGCTGGTGCGCCATTCCTATGGCAAATCGAACTGGATGCCCCCCGGCGGCGGCCTCAAGCGCGGCGAGGACCCGATTCCCGCCTCCATCCGCGAATTTGCCGAGGAGCTGGGCTGCGATCTGATGGCGCCGCGCGTGGTCGATGTGGCGCTCGACACGCTGCACGGGGCAGGCAACAGGGTGCATGTCGTGGTCGGCCTGTGCCGCGGGACGCCCCGGCCCGACCTGCGCGAAATCACCCATGCGGCGTTTTTCGCGCCCGACGCGCTGCCCCATGATCTCTTGCCTGCCTTGCAGGGCCGGATCGAAGTGTGGGTGTCGGGCCAAGGGCCGGCAGGATAG
- a CDS encoding 6-phosphogluconolactonase — protein MPHVIINQGASDSAVADWLAQHLSDALAAHSGEIAISLPGGSTPFPILAELARQGLPFDRIAVWPGDDRVVPEDHAASNVGRIRAALEPLGARIVPLAEGAVPPRFALVWLGMGLDGHIASLFPNTDPRPDAPARVLRLTPDPLPPEAPFDRLSLTIPSLVATEALLFVARGAEKEAILRAAIAGEHDLPVARLLGAAKAPVTCFT, from the coding sequence ATGCCCCATGTCATCATCAACCAAGGCGCCAGCGACAGCGCCGTCGCCGACTGGCTTGCCCAGCATCTGTCCGACGCACTTGCAGCACATTCTGGCGAAATCGCCATTTCGCTGCCAGGAGGATCGACTCCGTTTCCGATCCTTGCCGAACTGGCGCGTCAGGGCCTGCCTTTTGATCGAATCGCGGTCTGGCCGGGCGATGATCGCGTGGTGCCCGAGGATCACGCCGCCTCCAATGTCGGCCGCATCCGCGCCGCGCTCGAACCTTTGGGCGCGCGCATCGTGCCGCTGGCCGAAGGCGCGGTGCCGCCCCGTTTCGCGCTGGTGTGGCTGGGCATGGGGCTGGATGGCCATATCGCCTCGCTCTTTCCCAACACCGATCCCCGGCCCGACGCCCCGGCGCGCGTGCTGCGCCTGACGCCCGATCCCCTGCCGCCCGAGGCGCCCTTTGACCGGCTCTCGCTGACCATTCCCAGCCTTGTCGCCACCGAGGCGCTGCTGTTCGTGGCGCGCGGGGCGGAAAAGGAGGCGATCCTGCGCGCCGCCATCGCGGGCGAACATGATCTGCCGGTGGCGCGCCTGCTGGGCGCGGCAAAGGCGCCCGTCACCTGCTTCACCTGA
- a CDS encoding response regulator codes for MLVEHVLNDRLSDVAEKERNPEASPNSVQEKNADKDEARIDILLVEDDDADAFIILEALKNIPKVKSVVRAIDGVEALEIVDARNFVPHLALVDLSMPRMNGFALLADLKARIQVDFPSVVLTSSRAEMDVFRAGKNGAWKYITKKEKVNMMTQSLRRIVKKI; via the coding sequence ATGCTGGTTGAGCATGTTTTGAACGATCGTCTTTCCGATGTTGCCGAAAAGGAGCGCAATCCCGAAGCGAGCCCCAATTCTGTTCAGGAAAAGAACGCCGACAAGGATGAGGCACGGATCGATATTCTTCTGGTCGAAGATGACGATGCCGATGCCTTCATCATTCTTGAGGCGCTCAAGAACATTCCCAAGGTCAAATCGGTTGTCCGGGCCATTGACGGGGTTGAGGCATTGGAAATCGTCGATGCGCGCAACTTTGTGCCGCATCTGGCGCTGGTTGATCTCTCGATGCCGCGCATGAACGGCTTTGCCTTGCTGGCCGATCTCAAGGCGCGGATTCAGGTGGATTTTCCCTCGGTGGTGCTGACATCGTCGCGTGCGGAAATGGATGTGTTCCGCGCGGGCAAGAACGGCGCCTGGAAATACATCACCAAGAAGGAAAAGGTGAACATGATGACGCAGTCGCTGCGTCGCATCGTCAAGAAGATCTGA
- a CDS encoding Dps family protein, with the protein MNDHNAKTALTHSLNGLLADLFTLYLKTKNFHWHVKGPQFRDLHLLFDEQAGTIFALTDIVAERVRKNGGAALTGIGAIASASRIADQPRADLSAPEMIAELRDDNIRLVEAIREVKSAAGAAGDNATEGFADDWTDQAETRVWFLSSLLG; encoded by the coding sequence ATGAACGATCACAACGCCAAGACCGCCCTCACCCACAGCCTCAACGGCTTGCTGGCCGATCTCTTCACGCTCTATCTGAAAACCAAGAATTTTCATTGGCATGTCAAAGGGCCGCAATTCCGCGACCTGCATCTGCTGTTCGATGAGCAGGCGGGCACGATCTTTGCGCTGACCGATATTGTGGCCGAAAGGGTGCGCAAGAACGGCGGCGCGGCGCTGACCGGGATCGGCGCCATCGCCTCGGCCTCGCGCATTGCCGATCAGCCGCGCGCAGACCTGAGCGCGCCCGAGATGATTGCCGAATTGCGCGATGACAATATCCGCCTTGTCGAGGCGATCCGCGAGGTCAAATCCGCCGCCGGCGCGGCGGGCGACAATGCCACCGAAGGCTTTGCCGATGACTGGACCGATCAGGCCGAAACCCGCGTGTGGTTTCTCTCCAGCCTGTTGGGGTGA
- a CDS encoding group III truncated hemoglobin, whose translation MTQSAPLHPVQMRHPDLARLVEHFYGQARHDPMLAPVFARITDWPHHFRALTAFWATQLRGRGLYRGAPIAAHHAMKRQLTPAMFERWLALWDSATAQMMEPPDAAALQAHARRIAAVMQKAIFE comes from the coding sequence GTGACCCAATCCGCCCCCCTCCATCCGGTGCAGATGCGCCATCCCGATCTGGCCCGCCTGGTCGAGCATTTCTATGGTCAGGCGCGGCATGACCCCATGCTGGCGCCGGTCTTTGCGCGGATCACCGACTGGCCCCACCATTTCCGCGCGCTGACCGCCTTTTGGGCCACGCAATTGCGCGGGCGCGGCCTTTATCGCGGCGCCCCCATCGCCGCCCATCATGCCATGAAGCGCCAATTGACCCCGGCCATGTTCGAGCGTTGGCTGGCCTTGTGGGACTCCGCCACCGCACAGATGATGGAGCCGCCCGATGCCGCCGCCCTGCAGGCCCATGCCCGCCGCATCGCCGCGGTGATGCAGAAGGCGATTTTCGAGTGA
- a CDS encoding low molecular weight protein-tyrosine-phosphatase produces the protein MVSEASVLFVCLGNICRSPLAEGAFRAAASRAGFAVHVDSAGTGGWHIGEAPDPRARAEAARHGVDITRLRARQVERADFRHFSHIIALDEANLADLRRLAPADASARLALLLDHLPGREGQSVADPYYGGAEDFAAAWSEIAAAAEALVDHLRCGA, from the coding sequence ATGGTGTCGGAAGCCTCAGTCCTTTTTGTCTGTTTGGGCAATATTTGCCGCTCGCCTTTGGCCGAGGGCGCGTTTCGCGCCGCTGCCTCGCGGGCGGGCTTTGCTGTGCATGTCGATTCGGCCGGGACCGGCGGCTGGCACATTGGCGAGGCGCCAGATCCGCGCGCCCGCGCCGAGGCCGCAAGGCATGGCGTGGACATCACCCGGCTGCGCGCGCGTCAGGTCGAACGCGCCGATTTCCGCCATTTCAGCCATATCATCGCGCTGGATGAGGCCAATCTGGCCGATCTGCGCCGTCTGGCCCCGGCTGATGCCTCGGCCCGACTGGCGCTGCTGCTCGACCATTTGCCGGGGCGCGAGGGCCAATCGGTGGCCGACCCCTATTATGGCGGGGCCGAGGATTTCGCTGCGGCATGGAGCGAAATCGCCGCCGCGGCCGAGGCGCTGGTCGACCATTTGCGCTGCGGGGCCTGA
- a CDS encoding AI-2E family transporter gives MRDDDLIAFTRKALALLFIVALAALVVELSYLLILVFASVVVAVVLRSLAGHFLRLRLGDGAAVGLAVLSLLAIFAGLGWMFGGLVSGQFVELGRQLPQAVDAAQAYLDHWHIDYNLSEMAKVAREQLSSIFQRASGFVISVGGVVADVAVVFVGGIFFAADPAFYRGGVLRLLPRSVEGLMADALDDCGRGLQLWLKGQMVSSLFIAALTLAGLLLLQVPSAYALAILAGAFDFIPYLGPVLAAIPGVLVGFSASPTTGLWTIGLFVLVQQIQGHVVQPMVQKSSVDLPPVVLLFTVIATGTLFGPPGVLLAAPMTIVGYILVQHLYIGAMLGRAPRRPAGPRQPT, from the coding sequence ATGCGCGACGATGATCTGATTGCCTTTACCCGCAAGGCGCTGGCCTTGCTGTTCATCGTGGCGCTGGCGGCGCTGGTGGTGGAATTGTCCTATCTGCTGATTCTGGTGTTTGCCTCGGTGGTGGTGGCGGTGGTGCTGCGCTCGCTGGCGGGGCATTTTCTGCGTCTGCGACTGGGCGACGGGGCGGCGGTGGGGCTGGCGGTCCTGTCGTTGCTGGCGATCTTTGCGGGGCTGGGCTGGATGTTCGGCGGGCTGGTTTCGGGCCAGTTTGTCGAACTGGGCCGCCAATTGCCCCAGGCGGTGGATGCCGCGCAGGCCTATCTCGACCATTGGCATATCGACTATAACCTGTCCGAAATGGCCAAGGTCGCGCGCGAGCAACTCTCCTCGATCTTTCAGCGCGCCAGCGGTTTCGTGATTTCCGTGGGCGGGGTGGTGGCCGATGTGGCGGTGGTGTTTGTGGGCGGCATCTTCTTTGCCGCCGATCCGGCGTTCTATCGCGGCGGGGTATTACGCCTGCTGCCCCGCTCGGTCGAGGGCCTGATGGCCGACGCGCTCGACGATTGCGGGCGCGGGCTGCAATTGTGGCTCAAGGGCCAGATGGTCTCCAGCCTGTTCATTGCCGCGCTGACGCTGGCGGGTCTGCTGCTGCTGCAGGTGCCCTCGGCCTATGCTCTGGCGATACTGGCCGGGGCGTTTGATTTCATTCCCTATCTGGGGCCGGTGCTGGCCGCGATTCCCGGCGTGCTGGTCGGCTTTTCGGCCAGTCCGACCACCGGCCTGTGGACCATCGGCCTTTTTGTGCTGGTCCAGCAGATCCAGGGCCATGTGGTCCAGCCGATGGTGCAGAAAAGTTCGGTTGATCTGCCCCCGGTCGTGTTGCTTTTCACGGTGATCGCCACGGGCACCTTGTTCGGCCCGCCGGGGGTTCTGCTGGCCGCGCCGATGACCATCGTGGGTTATATTCTGGTCC